GAGCAGCAGttgtatttgaaataattaatcatcTAACGAATCATCTTTACTATGTTCGTGCAATAAAACATATTCTCTGGTGCTGTATCCAAAACGAATCACATCCCGTTCTAATAATTCGTGGTATCTTCTCGGTtctaattttacattatttacaaatgtACCATTTGCAGACTCTAGGTCTATAAGATAAGGGcaaattctttttccttcgccTCCACCTTCTTTTTGAAAAGGTACTAAACGATATTGTAGAACCGCATGCTGCTTAGAGCATGAAGGATGATCCAAGGGAATATCCGCAATTTTGCGATCTCTGCCCAATAAATAAGCTGATTCTCTATGAATATACAAGACAGGCAATGCTTTGTCTTCTTTGAACGGATATAACCTCCATCTTTGTTTAGGTTTTCTCGCATCAGCAGGTtcggaatatttaataaccacACCATTTACAGTGTTTGTATCTTCTGTCAGTTTTCCAGACAATTCGAAATTtggtctttctttttcctgtaTTCGTTTACGTTTCGCACTAACAGTGGGTTTACCCCATTCTGGCGAACGTTCTCTCTTTACTCCTACttctttgtaattatttctACTCATAGTAAAGATCTTGCAAATTGCCGACTAAATAGCAAACAGAACGGTTGATATCGCGTACCTTGAATGACTTAACACTCAAGGTGGAAAAGGCTTAATAGTATAACCTAACCTCAATCGAGTGTTAGTGTTATTTGGCACTTCACTTGCACTTGTTCAAACTGAAACACTTTACTCGCACGATATGATGGTTCGTTAATCACACTCTTAATATGTTGCTGATTTGTTTAACAGTATAACCTAACCTCAATCGAGTGTTAGTGTTATTTGGCACTTCACTTGCACTTGTTCAAACTGAAACACTTTACTAGCACGATATGATGGTTCGTTAATCACACTCTTAATATGTTGCTGATTTGTTTAACAGTATAACCTAACCTCAATCGAGTGTTAGTGTTATTTAGCACTGCACTTGCACTTGTTCAAACTGAAACACTTTACTAGCACGATATGATGGTTCGTTAATAACACTCTGAATATGTTGCCGATTTGTTTAACAGTATAACCTAACCTCAATCGAGTGTTAGTGTTATTTAGCACTGCACTTGCACTTGTTCAAACTGAAACACTTTACTAGCACGATATGATGGTTCGTTAATAACACTCTGAATATGTTGCCGATTTGTTTAACAGTATAACCTAATCTCAATCGAGTGTTAGTGTTATTTAGCACTGCACTTGCACTTGTTTAAACTGAAACACTTTACTAGCACGATATGATGGTTCGTTAATAACACTCTGAATATGTTGCCGATTTGTTTAACAGTATAACCTAACCTCAATCGAGTGTTAGTGTTATTTAGCACTGCACTTGCACTTGTTCAAACTGAAACACAACACCTTCACAGTACGACGGTCAAACAATGACTGCCCAAGCACGTTGCTGCCTGTCCCGACCAACTGATGAGTCACGGCCATCTTGCTCTCCCCACCACTCGACCATCGTACCTTCCCTGGAGTTCCGTCCCCGACCTTTGAAACAAAGACAATTTGACAATCAGACCTGTTGCTTAGCATCTAAGAATCAAGAATAGCTATAGAGAATTATGTGGTGATTAATCTGCGATAGTTTTATATTTGCCATTGCAactaatgtatttatttaatgacaCGGAAGTACGAGCAAATTTTCACCATTCATTgtacaaatttcatattaacgATAATATAAAGTATAGTATGGAAACTGAtattgtattttcgtccagtcgcggggagacggtcgcgttatagcgcgtcaacgggagtcgtaaattcccgctacgattgcacgaatcgacaccacgaattggacgatccccttatttcttgtgggagaataaggggtgattgggttggaatataactggacttcacagttatattatatatatatttatttatactggattACACTATTAGATGtgaacagaccgtgtttggaaagcgtgttgatgaacccgaaggttgctagacgtTGTAGTTATATTggcgagaacttgactgacatgttagaacttgaagttgactgtccaaggactagtagaacagtggacttgactgttcaagggatcttagagcagaggacttgactgtctgaaggctagtagaacagtgattgacccgtctcgtactatttaggaagaaagctcgttgTGGATGTATTCttgttgaactaagaacgcggattcgtagttcacacttttcggtagaaaagtgagggtaacgatccgcgatgcccattggttattcccaatgttaatgaattaaatacgaggggacagtcctcggcaaatatgactcacgtttgtttctgtccttgggaaaaacccgctacctcgctgggcaaacctccgctttctccgtaatgagtacgagcgtgcaataaacctaaggacccattTAAGGGATCACTCATAAACCGAATATGTGCAAAGgatgcaattttattgttaacagatgtgggctatggtggttgcttgggtttattgcgggtcagtgtgacgatgtgcaagccccggcggcctgaccatgagggacgtcgcaggtaccgactcacgcgacgtaacagatATTCATATTACGTTTAAGGATTTGTTAAGttttacatatacatgtagTGGTTCTTTTTAAAACAGTAcaattaagaataaatttttgcCCATATTAAGCTTTATGTGACTGAACTGAGAATTTTTGAAActtgtattttcaaatttcgttaTTAATGCTTTAAGaatcaataaaatttgaagagGTTTGCAAATactttaacaatataaatttcctactttttaaatttcacttaTTCTTTccataaaagtattaaaaccaTATTGTAAGTATCCATCCGAGAGAAATAGTAAACAAAACACAGGATAGtagtaataaaagtaaagtgtGAATATTTACTTACCGAAACTGACTTTGTATAGTTTAACACGATAAAAGAATGAACGGTTCATAAAAAATAGATTATTATACAACTGATAAATTAAAGtaagtatattaataaatagtaCCCAATATTTGGCTAtcaaatacaaaaagaaatagtcttataattaaaaaatatttcatagtcTTGCTATTTAAAAACATACCTTTATATACtgattataatatgtataatgttaGTTCCTTCCCCCACAaactttataacttttaattgaaaataaaccaAATTCTGTAAATATCTTCAACATCGTCATAGAGAATATATtactaagaaaataattatactgtatgaattttgtaaaaatgttgtaataaaattgcgtacacaatataaaatttaatatttaacaggTCTGGGTAAATAAAGTGAgtaaatagttatatataaaaatatatatatattttacaaaagtgacttattacaattaattcatattacaaaatatttctaattagataaaatgtaaaaaatattacttatacGAGTCTAGTTAATATCTTACACTGTACTATTTACATTGTGGTAATCACAAATTAGCCTTAGCTATAGTGGTAGGCGATACTTTAATAGCTATGTGATCATGTGTCATAACTTCTTTCTCGAACCTCCTTCCAATTAAAAtcctgaaataaaatatatagatgaATAAGCTACTGAAATAGATAAAAtgtttaagaaatattatgatttataaaatacaatattacttACACGGTAGAAGAAGCAGCAGttgtatttgaaataattaatcatcTATCGAATCATCTTTACTATGTTCGTGCAATAAAACATATTCTCTGGTGCTGTATCCAAAACGAATCACATCCCGTTCTAATAATTCGTGGTATCTTCTCGGTtctaattttacattatttacaaatgtGCCATTTGCAGACTCTAGGTCTATAAGGTAAGGGcaaattctttttccttcgccTCCACCTTCTTTTTGAAAAGGTACTAAACGATATTGTAGAACCGCATGCTGCTTAGAGCATGAAGGATGATCCAAGGGAATATCCGCAATTTTGCGATCTCTGCCCATTAAATAAGCTGATTCTCTATGAATATACAAAACAGGCAATGCTTTGTCTTCTTTGAAAGGATATAACCTCCATCTTCGTTTAGGTTTTCTCGCATCAGCAGGTtcggaatatttaataaccacACCATTTACAGTGTTTGTATCTTCTGTCAGTTTTCCAGACAATTCGAAAtttggtttttctttttcctgtaTTCGTTTACGTTTCGCACTAACAATAGGTTTACCCCATTCTGGCGAACGTTCTCTCTTTACTCCTACTTCTTTGTAATTGTTTCTACTCATAGTAAAGATCTTGCAAATTACCGACTAAATAGCAAACAGAACGGTTGATATCGCGTACCTTGAATGACTTAACATTCAAGGTGGAAGAGGTTTAATAGTTTAACCTAACCTCAATCGAGTGTTAGTGTTATTTGGCACTTCACTTGCACTTGTTGAGACTAAAACATAACACGCTCACAGTGCGACGGTCAGACAATGACTGCCTTAGCATGTTGCTGCCTGTCCCCACTAGCCCATGAGTCACGGCCATCATGCTCTCCCCACCACTCGTCCATCGTACCTTTCCTGTGGTTCTGTCCCCCACCTTTGGACAACCGGGATTACACAAAGAATGGATACGGTGTATCCGAACCATAAATAGATGTTGAACAATACTAATTATAGCACAATAACTTTCTCaaaatttcaagatttttcagaatttcaattatttgccGAGTTAGGGCGATTTTGATGACGCGGCAACTAAACGGTCCGACTAGAATAAATCGAATAATAGACGGTAGACGTTGCCCAATTACCTTTGTCTTTGAAAATCCTCCTTTAATACTAAACCCATCGGCGCGGTCAAATTGAGCGTTCCCGGATCTTCTACACAAATTGTACtatatttaaactttattatatCGCTTCGTAATTACTGACCTTACCCAATACATGCATACAACATATTTGtcggtatttaattttaatttgctgCTTTATTTtctgagaaaaatttgtacttTGCCCTGCCTACCGTCCGACAAAATATGTTAGTCAAACAAACCAGTAATAACAGATAATAACAGCTGTTATATCCGCAATCTTTTTAATGAAGGTTTTATACCCATTTTAAAAACAGTGAACGTTATGGGAATCACGATTGGTCCAGAAGCCCATGCGTTCGCTGTCAAACGGGACGAAACTCGGATCGAACGCTCTGAAATCCGAGTTTCTGATGCTTCAAAGGAAGCCAGCAGGCAGTAaatgtatacaaaatttaattattgtagCTGCAACTATTAGCTGCTGCAGTAAGCACATTTTGTTTACATTTACTACCTCGTCACGTTGGACAAActatatgtgtgtatgtatattgtatgaTTTTTTAGATGTTTGTTTCTATATGCAAATGCTGTTATAGAAtcgtatataacatataaaattgatTGTCTAATAAGTTTGGGAGAATAAAGGGTTtgatataaatgaataaattataatatgtgTGTATTTCAAGATTGATTTATTACAATCAATTTATATTCCTAATTACATGAAATGTCAAACTTGTACACTAACAATTTTTTCTGTTAAGagctaaaaattttattagaataaatattgcactgttgtaaatgctccaaaagtaaattttttaatcttcctTATAACTCAATTTAAAGATAATTATAAACTAATTTTACAACTTGTCCTAGTAGGTAACGTTACATTCTATCAATGTATGTTAAAAGTTgcttcttaaatattttacaagtaGGACCTGAAACAGAATATACAAGTAAATAGATTTcagcaaaaaaataaaatatttaagaaatattacatAGCATGAAATGCAGTATTACCTATGCAGTAGTAGTAAGAGTAGGTATACTTGTAGTAGTTGAGGGAACATCATCATCAAATGAATCATCTTTACTATGTTCATGTAACAAAACATATTCTCTAGAGCTGAATCCAAAACGGATTACATCCCTTTTTAATAGTTCATGGTATCTTCTCGGTtctaattttacattatttacaaatgtACCATTTGCAGACTCTAGGTCTATAAGATAAGGGCGAATTCTTCTTCCTTCACCTCCACCTTCCTTTTGAAAAGATACTAAACGATATTGTAAAACCGCATGCTGTTTAGAGCACGAAGGATGATCTAAGGGAATATCAGCAACTTTGCGATCTCTGCCCATTAAATAGGCTGACTGTCTGTGAATATACAAAGTAGGCAATGCTTTTTCTCCTTTGAAAGGATATAACCTCCATCTGCGTTTAGGTTTCCTTGCGTCTGATGGTTCAGCATATTTAATGACTACACCATTTACAGTGTTTGTATCTTCTGTCAGTTTTCCAGATAATTCAAAATTTGGcttatctttttcttccagCTTTGGCTTAGTTTCCGCTTTAACAGTAGGTTTGCCCCATTCTGGCGATGGTTCGTTTCTTACTTTTACTTCTTCCAAATTATTCCTTGTTTCTTTGTTGACATTGTCATGTTTCTTATTATATTCAATAGGGCCTCTCTGTCTCCTTGTTTTTTCTTCATAGTCTCTGTATCGTGGACGAGATTCCTCTTTTCTTGGAGGAGATCTCTCATATCTTCTTCTATCATATTGTCTATCCTCTTCTCTCCTCAGGTGATCATGTCGGCTATCCCTATATAACCTATCCCGTTCGCCTTGCGATCTATCATAATGCACATcattattttctcttcttacGTTTCTGCTAAATTTGTGAACGTCCCTACCTTCTCTCTTGTCTCTGTAACTTTTATTCTTGCTGCTCGATTCCTTTTTGCTGGATCGTCTGTCTTGGTTAGGGTGTCTGTGTTTACGTCTTTTCCGTGACTTTTCGTGATGGCTATCGTCACTACTTTCAGAACTACTGCTAgacatttttatacttttgtcGATATAATTTCTTCAACGAAGTCAGTCTTCTAACATCTTGATACGAAACGATGCGAGGACAAGATAACCTATGCTAGTAACAAAACGGCCTGTTATAAACACTGTGAGTTTTAATACAcacattaatatattaatatacacatgtagaaaattatattttatgcttACGTTTTTCAGTTGATATCTAAATGTGTTCtaaattctacttttttttttattaaaaacaccAACCATTCCTTTAATTGCACTATACACACTGCCACCATGCGTACGAAACttcaaataatgaaatatacatacatatatatatgtttgtgTGCATATACGCTTGTACATGATTATACGCTAGTTGCACATAGTTTTATAAAGATGAAAATGTAGTATGTCATAATGcacttacataaatatttttatcgtagaGCATTCTATAATcatattatcaaaaatttacgtAATATGTTATTGTAGATGTACTTAGATTGTTGGGTTTAAATGACTATAACGGTgctaatatcttttttctttcactcCTAATGATAGTAGttgcaatattattttatgtctattgcaaaaatatgataaattgtaattattaaagcATTTGTTGGCATCATTATAAAAGAtgcaattaattatatcttcGCGTAAATTAGATTTGCAGTGGTGGATGTCTTAACTTTGTTAACAacgatgaaatgaaattgtacACATGGGCGATCTAATTGAAGTTGTAACTAACTTTTaaacgtattaattaatttgaactGAATCGAGTTAACAACAACTTCGTAATTATCGCTGAGGATTACGACGAAATTTAAATTAGCACGGCGCATGTTCGAACTTACGACATCCGATTAGGAGAGTTTCTTTATAAGGAAACGGATGATTTacatgtaaaaaaaatattgcttttattttgtataaaaaaagtataaaatcagtatatacataatagtacataattaaaatatctacaaGGATACTTGTATTTTTATGTCCTTTACCTTTTTTAAACCTTGTTCCGGTTTCGTTGTAATTTTAAGATACGTGAGATGACAGAGAAGGGTTTGTGTGTTATTTTCGGACTTGGCACGCTAaaccttctttcttttcccatTTATTGCGTAAATTTCTACTATGGTGTGCCATAGTATTCATTCCCATGGAGTACTTAAAACGATGAAAGAGTTGAATCGGTGAAAGAGTCGGTATTGTCGGAGTTACTTTCAGCAGCATCTACAAACGCTGTGGATAGATCTCCGGCCAGTTTGCTCACAGTTTGCGAGGTCACATCATACATGAAGATTTCTTTCTCGCCTTGATCCGCGCCTTCTGGCCTGCAATACCATCGATGATTATTTGAAAGCCGAAGGAAAGTGAAGCCTGGCGATTTTGATCGTTATTGCTGGGAGAGATGTTCGCGGAAGCGGATCGAGTAGAACGTTCATGGAAGATGACGATGGATGACGGAGAATATGGCTCGTTAAAGAATAATTGCATGTGTCGTTTAAAGCTAATGGTCGAGTTAACAAAAGCAAACGAGTATAGGTAAGCGTGATTAGTTATGGCATCGAACTCGTGTCTATCACTTACATGGTTACCAATAGAACCACCGACTGTTTCTGCGGCTCCGTTCGGCTTTCCTGCTCCAACCACTTCTTGTAGTTCTCCGCCGTTGGTTTTTTCACCAGTTGTTTCAGAGTATCGCCGGCGAGAAACTTGACCGCTTGCACATCGCTGACCCTCCTGCCTTGCCTCGATTCAATCTCTTTTTCCTCATGAAAGTTAGAGTCGACGGGTGCCAATACAACTACGCTAGAGATCTTCCGACCATTAAGTTGCGGCACGTCCGGAATAGGGAAGGAAGCACCACTCACTTTGAGCGGTAGATAACGATTATATTGCGATTCGTCTTTCTCTCCTACGGTTACGGGATCCAACCTGGTAGCATCATCGCGTATGTGTTGATCCGCTAGCGCCTGGCCTTGCTCCGTATTTGGATCGAAGCGTACTACTTTCATCTCCACTCCACCTGGCCGCAAGGTAGCCTGCTCGAACTTAGTCGAGCTATCGGTAGCCGCCTTCTTCGCCGAAACTGGCGAGGAAGtggaggaagaagaggaggtCGAGGAGGAAGCGCTCTCTGCCGTTTGGGGCTTCTTGACGATCGACGGGACCGGTTCGCTGGCAGCTACCGCGGAACCGCCTCCGGCACCGTAGAAATTCGCCAGAGCCTCTGGCGGTAGTTTCTCTATCGGTATGTCGCCGACCTTGTCGTAATCCAGTATTTGTATGTCGGCATTACCCAAAATACCGGAACTCAGCAGCTGTTCCCTGATATCATCCGGTACCTCGTCCGGAAGATTCGCGATATTTTCCCTAATTTTAGCCTCTTTCTTTGGAGAGAAAGTTGTTGTCGTCGTTGGAGCTTCGGTGGTAGTCGTCGTTGTAGTCGTCGTGGTAGTAGTAGTTGTACTTGGAACGAACGGTCTGATGGTTGAGATCGAATTGAATTCTTCAGAGGGACTGACTGGAGTCGCGTAAATCTTTTGCGAAGGACTCGCGCTGTTTCCGGCAAACGATGGACGTCCCCAGATCGAAGATCGTTGTGGGGACGCTGGGAATCTTTGCTGCTGTTGCGGTTGTTGAAGACTTTGAGAGAAAAATCCTTGTTGTTGACTTTGAATAATCTGCTGTTTCGTATTCAGATGCTGCTGTTGATCGCTTATAAATTCGCTCGGTGGATTTCTTAAGATGTCTGGCGACGAACTCGGCGATTGAGCGGAAACGTATTGATTCTGTGGCGTGTCTGGGAATCCAGTTGGCTGGATTACGGGATTAGGTGGGAATGGGCCAGGATGAAGTGGATTTTCTCGAATTGCATAGTGTTGCTCGAGCTTCGGAACagctttgaaaatttctcCTCCTGGCTTTTGAATTTGAGGCAAAATTGGTACTTGCGGTATATTGTGCACCGGTTGCGCttgattatatttcaattgcgAACGATACTGTTGCTCCTGTAACAATTTCTGTTCTTGTTCCTGTTTCCTTCTGCGTTGTTCCTGCAGCCTTTGTTGCTCCTGTAATCTTTGCTGTTCCTGCAATCTCTGTTGGTCTTGTAATCTCTGTTGCTCCTGTATTCTCTGCTGTTCCTGTATCCTCTGTTGTTCCTGTATCCTCTGCTGCTCCTGTATCCTCTGCTGCTCCTGTATTCTCTGTTGCTCCTGCAATCTCTGATGATCCTGTTGTCTCTGTTGTTCGTGCTGTCTCTGCTGATCCAGTATCCTCTGTTGCTCCAAGAATCGTTGATGCTCCTGAAGTCTTTGTTGCTCGTGTTGCCTCTGATGTTCGCGTTGTTTTAGCAATTCCTGTTGACGACGTTGCTCGTGATACCTCTGTTTCTCTAATTCTTGTTGCTTATACGAGGACAAAGGTGGCTGCTGCGGCTGTTGTTCCACGTTGAAAGGACTGCCCTGGTTCGGTGGCAAAGGTTGATTTTGTACCTGCACGTTTTGATGGGAAACCGACAACGTAGGCGGGAACCCTGGTTGCTGTGGGTGGTTAATATTGACGCGATGAGATGTACCGAAAGTATTGAACGGCGCTCGTTGTTGTACATCTGGTAGACCTTGAATAGTTATAGGCAATCGTTGAGGTCTTTGC
The nucleotide sequence above comes from Bombus fervidus isolate BK054 chromosome 6, iyBomFerv1, whole genome shotgun sequence. Encoded proteins:
- the LOC139988140 gene encoding smad nuclear interacting protein 1-like gives rise to the protein MSRNNYKEVGVKRERSPEWGKPTVSAKRKRIQEKERPNFELSGKLTEDTNTVNGVVIKYSEPADARKPKQRWRLYPFKEDKALPVLYIHRESAYLLGRDRKIADIPLDHPSCSKQHAVLQYRLVPFQKEGGGEGKRICPYLIDLESANGTFVNNVKLEPRRYHELLERDVIRFGYSTREYVLLHEHSKDDSLDD
- the LOC139988139 gene encoding smad nuclear-interacting protein 1-like, whose translation is MSRNNYKEVGVKRERSPEWGKPIVSAKRKRIQEKEKPNFELSGKLTEDTNTVNGVVIKYSEPADARKPKRRWRLYPFKEDKALPVLYIHRESAYLMGRDRKIADIPLDHPSCSKQHAVLQYRLVPFQKEGGGEGKRICPYLIDLESANGTFVNNVKLEPRRYHELLERDVIRFGYSTREYVLLHEHSKDDSIDD
- the LOC139988136 gene encoding uncharacterized protein, which gives rise to MSSSSSESSDDSHHEKSRKRRKHRHPNQDRRSSKKESSSKNKSYRDKREGRDVHKFSRNVRRENNDVHYDRSQGERDRLYRDSRHDHLRREEDRQYDRRRYERSPPRKEESRPRYRDYEEKTRRQRGPIEYNKKHDNVNKETRNNLEEVKVRNEPSPEWGKPTVKAETKPKLEEKDKPNFELSGKLTEDTNTVNGVVIKYAEPSDARKPKRRWRLYPFKGEKALPTLYIHRQSAYLMGRDRKVADIPLDHPSCSKQHAVLQYRLVSFQKEGGGEGRRIRPYLIDLESANGTFVNNVKLEPRRYHELLKRDVIRFGFSSREYVLLHEHSKDDSFDDDVPSTTTSIPTLTTTA
- the LOC139988132 gene encoding uncharacterized protein, which encodes MRFLKLIVTIIALFVVATFAKDESSKSRDKRQQVAFYPRRGARPPPYAVQMEPIVQYSQRDPLYNPLASSKSDDLYEEGPLNYYPTEPEPIIEIIIKESNETLPTPVPPPPPPPPRPTKEPIQVFYVKYEKKKGYGDKSRVVYDPPVPALTPVEEHEEIKPDNPAPYPEEPVHTATPAPSEPSTTLRAIIRPDSEVYHSGSSGIRVTFGTDQVPPNNHHKRSDLEAPPTQQQAKPTSTPPGSPKRQHGPYQPIQPVHQRIPPPFPQQRIANSFPQQQALHQPLQQQPPPNFLQQQPSFSSPPQARSPLQRPQRLPITIQGLPDVQQRAPFNTFGTSHRVNINHPQQPGFPPTLSVSHQNVQVQNQPLPPNQGSPFNVEQQPQQPPLSSYKQQELEKQRYHEQRRQQELLKQREHQRQHEQQRLQEHQRFLEQQRILDQQRQHEQQRQQDHQRLQEQQRIQEQQRIQEQQRIQEQQRIQEQQRIQEQQRLQDQQRLQEQQRLQEQQRLQEQRRRKQEQEQKLLQEQQYRSQLKYNQAQPVHNIPQVPILPQIQKPGGEIFKAVPKLEQHYAIRENPLHPGPFPPNPVIQPTGFPDTPQNQYVSAQSPSSSPDILRNPPSEFISDQQQHLNTKQQIIQSQQQGFFSQSLQQPQQQQRFPASPQRSSIWGRPSFAGNSASPSQKIYATPVSPSEEFNSISTIRPFVPSTTTTTTTTTTTTTTEAPTTTTTFSPKKEAKIRENIANLPDEVPDDIREQLLSSGILGNADIQILDYDKVGDIPIEKLPPEALANFYGAGGGSAVAASEPVPSIVKKPQTAESASSSTSSSSSTSSPVSAKKAATDSSTKFEQATLRPGGVEMKVVRFDPNTEQGQALADQHIRDDATRLDPVTVGEKDESQYNRYLPLKVSGASFPIPDVPQLNGRKISSVVVLAPVDSNFHEEKEIESRQGRRVSDVQAVKFLAGDTLKQLVKKPTAENYKKWLEQESRTEPQKQSVVLLVTMPEGADQGEKEIFMYDVTSQTVSKLAGDLSTAFVDAAESNSDNTDSFTDSTLSSF